GATATCCAGCAGGATCAGGTCGGGACGGTCGCTGGCCGCCAGGCGCAGGCCATCTTCACCGCTGGTGGCAAACAGAATCTCGCATTCGTCGGCGAACAGTTCGGACAATACGCGGATGTTGATCGGCGTATCGTCAATAATCAGCAGTGTTGGTCGCAAACCGTGCATGGCATGTCACCTTACGGTATCCCAAGCTTTTCTGCAAGTCTGTGCAGGATTGAGGCCGCCTTCGAAAATTCGAGCCGCTCCAGCAGCTCCTCCATCTCCACCAGCTCGCCGGAAAAACGGCCGCCCAGCTGTTCCCGAAACTGATGAAAGGTGCCCACGGCCCCCATATTCTGCCCTTTCAGCTGCTGCTCCAGTTTTTTCAGCAACGGCTGCAAACGGTCGCGATCAAGGGAAGCAGGAGCCACGGGTGGCGACAGATCCACGAGCGTTGGCGGCGGCGCGGCATACCTGCTGTTATCCACCGCCGCCGCAGCGTCTGACGGACGCAGGGGCACGGTAAAGAAGAAGAGACTCCCCGCCCCTTCCTCGCTCTCGACACCGATCTCTCCCCCCATGAGCTTGACCAGTTGGCTGGAGATGGCCAGCCCCAGGCCGGTGCCGCCGTACCGCCGGGCAATACTGTTGTCCGACTGGGTGAAGGGAGAAAAAATTTCCCGCAGCCGGTCCCGTGGTATGCCGATACCGCTGTCCTTCACCTGAAAGCAGAGCAGGAGCTTCTCGTCCTGCCTGCCCGCCAGGGTCACCCCGACACTGATCTGCCCTTGATCCGTGAACTTGACGGCATTGGAGAGCAGGTTCATCAGAATCTGCCCCAGCCGTAACGGGTCCCCCTCCAGCCGGTCCGGGATATCCGCGGCACTATGGCTGCTGAGCCGCACCCCCTTTTCCTCGGCCCTGCCTTTCACCAGCCCGGTCTGTTCGGCAAGCAGCCGGGAAAGACTGAACGGAATCAGCTCCAGATCAAAACGGCCCGCTTCGATACGGGAAATATCCAGCAGGTCGTTGATGATCGCCAGCAGGGTACGGCCGGCGGAGTCGATGGTTTCCAGTTGTTCGCGCTGACGTGCCGTCAACTCGCTGCGGGTGAGCAGGTGGCTCATCCCCACGATGGCGTTCAGGGGAGTACGCAATTCATGGCTGACGGAGGCGATGAAGCTGCTCTTCAGCCTGTTGGCCTGTTCCGCCTCGTCCTTGGCCAGGTTCAGATAGAGCTCCGCCCGCCTGCGTTCCGTGACGTCAAGATTGATGCCGACAACCCGGACAGCCTCGCCCGCCGGGTTACGGTAGACCCGGGCAATACAGCGCAGATGGCGGAGTTCCCCCGTATCGCAGCGTACTACCCTGAACTCGACATCAAGGGGCGCCTCACCGTAAAGCGCCTCATGCATCGCCTCCTCGGCCCGCTCCAGGTCCTCTGGATGCACCGCCTGCTGGAACAGGTGATAGCACTCCTCCTCACAGTGCTCCGTGAGGCCGTACAGGTGGTACATCTGGCGATCCCAGTAGAGCCGGTTGTGCGGCAGATCCCAGTCCCAGACCCCCACGCCGCCCGCTTCCGTGGCCAGGGTCAGACGTTCGTTCAGCGTGCCGACTTCCGTCTCCTTCTGCTCCAGGTCCCTCAAGCGCTGCAGCAGCAACACGGCCAGCCCCACCGAGAAGGACATCAGCACCAGGGCTCCACCGACATTCACGGCCACCTGCCGCTGCCAGTCGGCCAGGATTACCTCGCGGGGCAGCGAGACCACCGCCACCAGGTTTTCGAACGGCGCTTCGAGGCGGGCAAAGGCGATCTGGCGGTCAGCATTATCCAGCAGCGCCTTCTGATTACGGAAAACCCCGTAGGGAGTCTCCTGGACAAGCTTGCTCAGCAGCAGCTTGCCCCTGATGTTGACCTGGAACGCCTGCTCGTTGGCCGGCGTGACGGCCAGGGGCCAGCCGTCGGTGCGCAGGAGCAAGGTCTGAATATCCTGATGCATCGACACCGACTGATAGAATTGATCGAAGTAGGCCACCCGGAAGGAAACCGCCGCCAGACCGTCAAAGCTGCCGTCAGGGGTATCAAGGCGGCGGCTGATGGTAAAAACCCAAGCCCCCAGCACCCGACTTTTGACCGGACGCCCCAGAAAGAGCGCCGACGTCGGGTTGTCGCGGTGGTGGCGATAGTACTCCCGGTCAACAACCTGCATCGGTTTCAGCGGGTACTCGTGGGAGTTGGCAATCCCCTGACCCGCGGCATCCACCAGCAGGGCGCTGCCCACCTGACGCATGCCGGCAACCTTGCGTTGCATCAGTTCATGAAGCAGGTGTTCCTCTGCCTGCTTCCTGCCGCCCTGCTGCTCGATTGCGGCATGGATTTCCGACAGGGTGCGCTCGGCAACCGCCAAGCTCTGGCCGGCATGCTCCGCCAGGGCGCGGGCGTTGCCCAACAACTGGCGATTGGCGGCCTCAAGGGCCAGATCATGCTCGCGGATGCTCTGCCAGACCACAAACCCGGACGTCCCCAGCACCAGACACAGCGTAAGGCCGCTCAGAAGTGCTTTCAGGCATGCCGGGCTGCATCTGAGCATTGGCCTATTCCTCAAGCTCCAGTTCGGGGGTGTCGTTCGACGGACGCTCAAGATCGAACAGGGCCTGCAGGGCGTCCAGGTAGAGGTCGGTACGGTTCCCCTGGCCGCTCCGCTTCAGCAGCGAGGTGGGGTGATGCAGAATCTTGTTGATCAGGGCGGCGGTCAGGGCGTCAAGCCGCCGTGCCGCCTCGGGCGGCGCGTCCTTCCAGGCCAGCAGGGTCCGCTCCACCTCGGTCCGGCGCAGTTCGTCGAACCGGTTGCGCAACGCCACGATGGTGGGCGTGACCTCAAGAGTGGCCACCCATTTGTAGAACTGGGCGATTTCCTCGGCAATGATCGCTTCGGCCTTGTCCGCCTCCTGACGGCGTCCTTCCAGGTTGGCCGCCACCACCTGCTGCAGGTCGTCCATGTCGTAGAGGTAGATGGCATCCAGGTCGTTCACCGCCGGATCGATATCCCGGGGCACGGCGATGTCGATCATGAACATCGGCTGCATCCGCCGCCGTCGGATCACCGCTTCGAGATCGGTAGGCGTGATGATGAAATGGGTGGCGCCGGTGGAGGTCAACACGATATCGGCACGGTGCAGATGACTGAACAGCTCTTCGAAGGGAATTGCCTCCCCTTCGAACTCCTCGGCTAGGCGCTGGGCCCGCTCAAAGGTCCGGTTGGTAACCAGCACCCCTTTGGCGCCGTTGGTCAGAAAATGGCGGGCCGCCAGTTCGCACATCTCGCCGGCGCCGATCAGCAGCACGGTCTTGCCGGCAAGGCTGCCGAAGATCTTCTTGGCCAGCTCCACCGCCGCAAAGGAGACCGATACGGCCGAGGAGGCGATGCGGGTTTCAGTGCGGACCCGCTTGGCCACGGAAAAGGCCTTGTGCAGGAAACGGTTCAGGATGACGCCGGAGGTTTTGTACTCGGCGGCGTAGCCGTAGGAGGTCTTGATCTGTCCCAGGATCTGGGGCTCCCCCACCACCATGGAGTCGAGGCTGGAGGCGACCCGAAAGACGTGCCGGATGGCGTCCTCGCCATGGTAGCTGTACAGATGGGGCTCCAGAGTGTCGTAGGGGATGCGGTGATAGTCGGCCAGAAAGCGGCGAAGGCGGGCCAGTCCGCCGGCGATATCGCGGGTGGTGGCGTAGATCTCCACCCGGTTGCAGGTGGAGACGATGATCCCTTCCACGATCCCTTCCAGACGGCAGAGTGCTCTCAGCGGTTCTTCGATACTGTTGGGGGAAAAGGCGACCTTTTCCCGGATATCAACGGAAGCTGTCTTGTGGGACAGACCGACAACAATGATATTCATGCAGCAAGGCCCCTCAGGTGTAACTATGCAGACCGGGGAGCCAGAGGTTTACCCCGATGAACGTAAAAAGCATGATCAGAAAACCGACGATGGTGAGCCACGCGGCACGGCGTCCCCGCCAGCCGGTGGTGAGCCGGCCGTGCAGAAGTGCCGCGTAGACGAACCAGGTGATCAGCGACCAGGTTTCCTTGGGATCCCAGCTCCAGTAGCTGCCCCAGGCCTGGGAGGCCCAGATGGCGCCGGTGATGATCGCCACGGTCAGGAGCGGAAACCCGAAGGCCAGACACCGGTAGCCGATCTCGTCAAGCATATCCAGGGAGGGAAGCTTCTGGAAGAGTGATCCCAGGTGCTTCTTTTTCAGGAAGTGCGACTGGATCAGATAAACCGCGGCAACACAGCCGGACACGGTGAAAAAGGCATAGGAGGTGAAGGCCAGCAGGGTATGGGAGTAGATCCAGGCAGACTGCAGGGCCGGGTTGAGGGGACGCAGTTCCGACGGCAGCATGCCGGCGGCAATGGTGGCCAGCAGGGCCAGGGGAACCACGAAGGACCCCAGGGTGGCGATCTTGAAGCGATATTCGAATACCAGATAGACGCCGACGATGGAAAGCCCGAAAAAGGAAAGGGCCTCGTGCATGTTGGTAATCGGCAGGTAGCCGACGGCGATAAAGCGGTGAATCACCGCCAGGCAGTGGGTACAGAAGCCGGCAAACAACAGCTTGCCGGCCAGGCTGGACAAAGGGAAGTCGGTACGCAGCAGCCGCGTCAGGTAGAGCAGCGTGGCACCGGCGTACAGGGTCAGGGTCAGGGCAAAAGCAATCTGGGTCATCATGTCAGGATCCGGAGCGCGAAGCGTGGCTGTCGACCGCAGAGGAGAGGGCCGCCTCGATCATCCGTTCGGCCTCAGCGCGCTCTCCCCCCCGCAGCATCTCCATAAGCCCTTGCGCCATCAGGTTTTTTACAAAGTCGGTATTGTATGCCTTTGCCATTCCCAGCGTCAACAGCTTTTCACGCAGCTCGGCCAGCAGCTCCAGCAGCTCCCCGTACTCCTCACCGATGGCCTCAGCCACGTGATCCCTGACGGCAGCGGCAACGGCAGGGGCGCTTCCCTCCGTTCCCACCGCGATCTCAAGCCGCCCGCGCCGCAACAGGGCCGGAAACCGGCAGGTCCCCTCCTCCGGCCGGTCAGCCACGTTCACCGCAATACCGAGCAACCTGGCTTCATCGGCCACCTGACGATTGACCTCCCGATCGCTGGTGGCGGCCACCACCAGTGCCGCGCCGGCCAGGTCACCGGGCGCCCAGGGGCGCTGCCGCCAGGACAGCTCCCCCGCCGCAGCCAGCTCGGCAAGGCGCGGAGTCAGCTCAGGGGCCACCACCACCAGCTCCATGCCGGCCTCCCGCAGCACCCCGGCCTTACGGGCCGCGACCGCCCCGCCACCAACCAGAACGGCGCGCCGGCCGGCAAGATCGAGGGAGATGGTCAGATGGTGGAATGGTTGATTTCGCACTTGCATTTTTTCGTTACCGGCGTATTATTCAAAAATTCCTATACATGACCCAATTCATAAAGGAGGCTTTTCCATGGCAAGCGATGCCGTTCACACCTTTACCGATGCCAATTTCGACCGTGAAGTACTGCAGTCCGACGTGCCGGTGCTGGTCGACTTCTGGGCCACCTGGTGCGCCCCATGCAAGGCCATTGCCCCGCTGATCGACACCATCGCCGGTGAGTACGCCGGCAAACTGAAAGTGGGCAAGGTCAATGTGGATGACAACCAGACAACTCCCGGCAAGTACAGCGTCCGCGGCATCCCCACCCTGATCCTGTTCAAAGGGGGCAAGGTGGTGGATCAGGTGGTCGGCGCAGTACCCAAGTCCCAACTGGATGCCCTGATCGCCAAAGCGCTCTGAACGGCACCGGAGTACCACCTGCTGCAAAACGGCTGTGACGTTCGCGTCACAGCCGTTTTACATTACTGGCGGCCGAGTCGCTCCCGCAGGTACGCGGCAAACTCCTCCCGGAACTCCTCCCGCTTCAGGGCCAGGTCGACGGTGGCCTTCAGGAAGCCCAGCTTGTCGCCGCAATCATGGCGCAGCCCCTCGAACAGACAGCCGTAGACCTTTTCAGACTGGGACAGCCGTTTGATGGCGTCGGTCAGCTGAATCTCTCCCCCCCGCCCCGGTGTCTGACGCTCCAGCAGGGGGAAAATGGCCGGGGTCAGCACGTAGCGACCGATGATGGCCAGGTTGGAGGGAGCCTCCTCCTGCTTCGGCTTTTCCACCATGTCGGTCACTGCCACCACCCGCTCGGACAGCCGCTCGGCTGCCACGCAGCCGTAGGACGATATCTGCGCCATCGGCACTTCTTCCAGAGCCAGCACGCTGCCCTGACGCTGCTCGAACACATCCAGCAGCTGCCGCAGACAGGGAACGGTACTGTCGATGATGTCGTCCCCCAGCAGCACCGCGAACGGTTCGTTGCCGATGAAATCCCGGGCACAGAGAATGGCATGCCCCAGCCCCAACGCCTTTTTCTGGCGGACGTAGTAGATATCCACCAGGTCGGCGATCTCCCGGACTTCCTGCAGGGTCTCGTCTTTCCCCTTCTCCTCCAGGTGGTTTTCCAGCTCCGGCGACAGGTCGAAATGGTCCTCGATGGTCCGCTTGGTCCGGCCGGTGACGAAAATGATCTGGGTAATGCCGGCCGCCACCGCCTCCTCCACCACGTACTGCACCAGCGGCTTGTCGATCAGCGGCAGCATCTCCTTGGGGGAGGACTTGGTGGCCGGCAGAAAGCGGGTTCCCAGGCCAGCCACCGGAAAAATCGCCTTGCGCACCTTCATTGCCGCAGCTTCCTTTCTGCCGATTCCAGGGTATTCTGCAGCAGCATGGCGATGGTCATCGGCCCCACCCCGCCCGGCACCGGCGTGATGGCCGAGGCCCGCTCGGCGGCAGCGGCGTATTCCACGTCACCCACCAGCTTCTTCTCACCCACCCGGTTGATCCCCACGTCGATCACCACAGCCCCCGGCTTGATCCAGTCCCCCTTCACCATCTCCGCTTTGCCCACCGC
The window above is part of the Trichlorobacter ammonificans genome. Proteins encoded here:
- the hemA gene encoding glutamyl-tRNA reductase, which produces MNIIVVGLSHKTASVDIREKVAFSPNSIEEPLRALCRLEGIVEGIIVSTCNRVEIYATTRDIAGGLARLRRFLADYHRIPYDTLEPHLYSYHGEDAIRHVFRVASSLDSMVVGEPQILGQIKTSYGYAAEYKTSGVILNRFLHKAFSVAKRVRTETRIASSAVSVSFAAVELAKKIFGSLAGKTVLLIGAGEMCELAARHFLTNGAKGVLVTNRTFERAQRLAEEFEGEAIPFEELFSHLHRADIVLTSTGATHFIITPTDLEAVIRRRRMQPMFMIDIAVPRDIDPAVNDLDAIYLYDMDDLQQVVAANLEGRRQEADKAEAIIAEEIAQFYKWVATLEVTPTIVALRNRFDELRRTEVERTLLAWKDAPPEAARRLDALTAALINKILHHPTSLLKRSGQGNRTDLYLDALQALFDLERPSNDTPELELEE
- a CDS encoding hybrid sensor histidine kinase/response regulator — protein: MLRCSPACLKALLSGLTLCLVLGTSGFVVWQSIREHDLALEAANRQLLGNARALAEHAGQSLAVAERTLSEIHAAIEQQGGRKQAEEHLLHELMQRKVAGMRQVGSALLVDAAGQGIANSHEYPLKPMQVVDREYYRHHRDNPTSALFLGRPVKSRVLGAWVFTISRRLDTPDGSFDGLAAVSFRVAYFDQFYQSVSMHQDIQTLLLRTDGWPLAVTPANEQAFQVNIRGKLLLSKLVQETPYGVFRNQKALLDNADRQIAFARLEAPFENLVAVVSLPREVILADWQRQVAVNVGGALVLMSFSVGLAVLLLQRLRDLEQKETEVGTLNERLTLATEAGGVGVWDWDLPHNRLYWDRQMYHLYGLTEHCEEECYHLFQQAVHPEDLERAEEAMHEALYGEAPLDVEFRVVRCDTGELRHLRCIARVYRNPAGEAVRVVGINLDVTERRRAELYLNLAKDEAEQANRLKSSFIASVSHELRTPLNAIVGMSHLLTRSELTARQREQLETIDSAGRTLLAIINDLLDISRIEAGRFDLELIPFSLSRLLAEQTGLVKGRAEEKGVRLSSHSAADIPDRLEGDPLRLGQILMNLLSNAVKFTDQGQISVGVTLAGRQDEKLLLCFQVKDSGIGIPRDRLREIFSPFTQSDNSIARRYGGTGLGLAISSQLVKLMGGEIGVESEEGAGSLFFFTVPLRPSDAAAAVDNSRYAAPPPTLVDLSPPVAPASLDRDRLQPLLKKLEQQLKGQNMGAVGTFHQFREQLGGRFSGELVEMEELLERLEFSKAASILHRLAEKLGIP
- the ccsB gene encoding c-type cytochrome biogenesis protein CcsB produces the protein MMTQIAFALTLTLYAGATLLYLTRLLRTDFPLSSLAGKLLFAGFCTHCLAVIHRFIAVGYLPITNMHEALSFFGLSIVGVYLVFEYRFKIATLGSFVVPLALLATIAAGMLPSELRPLNPALQSAWIYSHTLLAFTSYAFFTVSGCVAAVYLIQSHFLKKKHLGSLFQKLPSLDMLDEIGYRCLAFGFPLLTVAIITGAIWASQAWGSYWSWDPKETWSLITWFVYAALLHGRLTTGWRGRRAAWLTIVGFLIMLFTFIGVNLWLPGLHSYT
- the trxA gene encoding thioredoxin, whose translation is MASDAVHTFTDANFDREVLQSDVPVLVDFWATWCAPCKAIAPLIDTIAGEYAGKLKVGKVNVDDNQTTPGKYSVRGIPTLILFKGGKVVDQVVGAVPKSQLDALIAKAL
- the galU gene encoding UTP--glucose-1-phosphate uridylyltransferase GalU — its product is MKVRKAIFPVAGLGTRFLPATKSSPKEMLPLIDKPLVQYVVEEAVAAGITQIIFVTGRTKRTIEDHFDLSPELENHLEEKGKDETLQEVREIADLVDIYYVRQKKALGLGHAILCARDFIGNEPFAVLLGDDIIDSTVPCLRQLLDVFEQRQGSVLALEEVPMAQISSYGCVAAERLSERVVAVTDMVEKPKQEEAPSNLAIIGRYVLTPAIFPLLERQTPGRGGEIQLTDAIKRLSQSEKVYGCLFEGLRHDCGDKLGFLKATVDLALKREEFREEFAAYLRERLGRQ
- a CDS encoding precorrin-2 dehydrogenase/sirohydrochlorin ferrochelatase family protein → MQVRNQPFHHLTISLDLAGRRAVLVGGGAVAARKAGVLREAGMELVVVAPELTPRLAELAAAGELSWRQRPWAPGDLAGAALVVAATSDREVNRQVADEARLLGIAVNVADRPEEGTCRFPALLRRGRLEIAVGTEGSAPAVAAAVRDHVAEAIGEEYGELLELLAELREKLLTLGMAKAYNTDFVKNLMAQGLMEMLRGGERAEAERMIEAALSSAVDSHASRSGS